The Flavobacterium jumunjinense genome includes a region encoding these proteins:
- a CDS encoding glycosyltransferase family 2 protein, with protein MRNVKVIIPAFNEEEAIANVINEIPDCVSEIIVVDNNSTDQTSIVASKAGATVLKETRKGYGYACLKGLDYIANLNESIDIVVFLDGDYSDYPEELTKIITPIIDENIDFVIGARVKELRESGSMTPQQVFGNWLATFLMKIFFKSTFSDLGPFRAMKYDKLVALQMEDKTYGWTVEMQLKVLKQKMSYREIPVRYKNRIGVSKVSGTLKGTIMAGIKIIGWILKYTFKK; from the coding sequence ATGAGAAATGTAAAAGTAATTATTCCGGCTTTTAATGAAGAAGAAGCAATTGCAAATGTGATAAATGAAATTCCAGATTGTGTATCTGAAATAATTGTAGTTGATAATAATTCTACAGATCAAACGTCAATAGTAGCTTCAAAAGCAGGTGCAACTGTACTTAAGGAAACAAGAAAAGGATATGGATATGCCTGTTTAAAAGGATTAGATTATATTGCTAATCTAAATGAATCGATAGATATTGTCGTATTTTTAGATGGCGACTATTCCGATTATCCAGAAGAATTAACTAAAATTATAACACCTATTATTGATGAAAACATCGATTTTGTTATAGGTGCTCGAGTTAAAGAATTAAGAGAATCTGGTTCAATGACACCACAACAAGTTTTTGGAAATTGGTTAGCAACGTTCTTAATGAAAATATTTTTCAAATCTACCTTTTCCGATTTAGGACCATTTAGAGCTATGAAATATGATAAATTAGTAGCTTTGCAAATGGAAGACAAAACGTACGGTTGGACTGTAGAAATGCAGTTAAAAGTGCTGAAACAAAAAATGTCATATAGAGAAATTCCTGTTCGATATAAAAATAGAATTGGTGTTTCTAAAGTTTCTGGTACGCTAAAAGGAACAATAATGGCTGGGATTAAAATAATTGGATGGATTTTAAAATATACCTTTAAAAAATAA
- a CDS encoding toxin-antitoxin system YwqK family antitoxin: protein MNKFLFLFFFVVTMQFSFAQESYVKNRFANGKMKEEGWVINGKKAKYWFYYYENGNTKEEGHYSNGNKVNWWIYYDKKEEVIRKTEYKNNVQNGFSIIYRDGDVVKAEKYSVGKKIKEWHSMAEFREDNPSLF, encoded by the coding sequence ATGAATAAGTTTTTATTTCTTTTCTTTTTTGTGGTAACTATGCAATTCAGTTTTGCGCAAGAAAGCTATGTTAAAAATCGTTTTGCAAACGGTAAAATGAAAGAAGAAGGTTGGGTGATAAATGGAAAAAAGGCAAAGTACTGGTTCTATTATTATGAAAATGGTAATACTAAGGAAGAAGGACATTATAGTAATGGAAACAAAGTGAATTGGTGGATTTATTACGATAAAAAAGAAGAAGTAATTCGTAAAACAGAATATAAGAACAATGTTCAAAATGGTTTTTCAATTATTTATAGAGATGGAGACGTTGTAAAAGCTGAAAAATATTCTGTTGGAAAAAAAATAAAAGAGTGGCATTCAATGGCCGAATTTAGAGAAGATAATCCTAGCTTATTTTAA
- a CDS encoding NAD(P)/FAD-dependent oxidoreductase, with amino-acid sequence MEHIVIIGNGISGVSLARHIRKNSDKKITIISAETAYFFSRTALMYVYMGHMKFEHTQPYEPHFWKKNRIDLVFKKVEKVNTKNKTLLLNDNSNLSYDKLVIATGSKSNKFGWPGQDLKGVLGLYHKQDLEELEKLSNENSKAVIVGGGLIGIELAEMLATRNIPVTFLVREENFWGGVLPEGEAKLIGKHILEHHIDLRLETNLKEILSDEKGNAKAVVTESGEVIECNIVGLTVGVSPNIDFLKDSGIETKRGVLVNRFLETNIPDVYAIGDCAEQHEAIGNRRNIEAVWYTGRMMGEVLAQTLTGNKMQYNPGHWFNSAKFLDIEYQTYGWVWAKPREYENQFYWEHISGKKAIRISYHKDTNEFLGINTFGIRMRHEFFDNILTEKQSVDYVIKNLKAANFDPEFFKTHEKEITIAFKKHISISKTK; translated from the coding sequence AGCATATTTTTTTTCTAGAACTGCTTTGATGTATGTCTATATGGGGCATATGAAGTTTGAACATACGCAACCTTATGAACCACATTTTTGGAAAAAAAACAGAATTGATTTAGTCTTTAAGAAAGTTGAAAAAGTAAATACAAAAAACAAAACACTTTTGTTGAATGATAATTCTAACTTGAGTTATGATAAACTTGTAATTGCTACAGGCTCAAAATCGAATAAATTTGGTTGGCCTGGTCAAGATCTGAAAGGAGTTTTAGGACTTTATCACAAACAAGATTTAGAAGAATTAGAAAAACTTTCTAATGAAAATTCCAAAGCAGTTATTGTTGGTGGAGGATTAATAGGAATTGAATTAGCAGAAATGCTTGCCACTAGAAATATTCCGGTTACTTTTTTGGTTCGTGAAGAAAATTTTTGGGGAGGAGTACTTCCTGAAGGTGAAGCTAAGCTAATTGGTAAACATATTTTAGAACATCATATTGATTTAAGATTGGAAACGAATTTGAAGGAGATTCTTTCAGATGAAAAAGGAAATGCTAAAGCAGTAGTAACAGAATCGGGTGAAGTTATTGAATGTAATATAGTAGGGTTAACCGTTGGAGTGTCTCCTAATATCGATTTTCTAAAAGATTCAGGGATTGAAACAAAAAGAGGAGTATTGGTCAATCGGTTTTTAGAAACAAATATTCCTGATGTTTATGCGATAGGAGATTGTGCTGAGCAACACGAAGCTATTGGTAACAGAAGAAATATTGAAGCCGTTTGGTATACTGGAAGGATGATGGGAGAGGTGTTAGCGCAAACATTAACGGGAAACAAGATGCAATACAATCCAGGACATTGGTTCAATTCTGCGAAATTTTTAGATATAGAATATCAAACATATGGTTGGGTTTGGGCAAAACCAAGAGAATATGAAAACCAATTTTATTGGGAACATATTTCTGGTAAAAAAGCCATAAGAATCTCCTATCATAAAGACACAAACGAATTCCTAGGGATTAATACTTTCGGAATTAGAATGCGTCATGAGTTTTTCGATAATATATTAACCGAGAAACAAAGTGTAGACTACGTAATCAAAAACTTGAAAGCAGCTAATTTCGATCCTGAATTCTTTAAAACGCACGAAAAAGAAATTACTATTGCCTTTAAAAAACATATATCAATCTCTAAAACAAAATAA
- a CDS encoding 4Fe-4S binding protein, whose protein sequence is MNKIKSLRLIGLILFVLSVFLFIGTLFIGNYNLSKNAVKSAFSGKSERTIATLTKVANEKGILNKDSHNPFSFNSEITSLLEEYNATITAEVEAEKGLSKEEIEAILSQSVQNGKVNYTRAVLESVFSNNQEKLQLVDGATNWMFSPSKTYEKPEDFRNDFQNKIGDINRANAQEYIIYDNKYVKFDIAKASVTGPLKDNKGLFLFLTFGLGIIGSLVFILTGLFLEPVAGIKNHGIYLSSATNRGWVSLFVFGFLVSFYVLLYFFPYYIVNWTNIVDPLKEIFNPKAKASQWFLYGILYCVSMIVMGIRMFIKYRHNHYQIVRTASVLFFQIIFAFLLVEILPLFDLPGVDLKNAWPLDYNFVTDWNVKQHLEAGHLGKFMFVWGVALTIIVIPIMVYLYGKRWYCSWVCGCGGLAETLGDPYRQLSDKRLIAWKIERWTIYPVLIFAIIMTIVVGYNTYNIIYSPENVGDSTFLGINAYKINEIYGFLIGSIFAGVIGTGFYPVLGNRTWCRFGCPLAAYMGLIQRFKSRFRITTNGGQCISCGNCSTYCEQGIDVRAYAQKGENIVRASCVGCGVCAAVCPRGVLKLENASENGRINPNDILLGNDVNLMDLVNQK, encoded by the coding sequence ATGAATAAAATAAAATCGTTGAGACTGATTGGACTGATACTATTTGTTTTGTCAGTATTCTTGTTTATTGGCACACTGTTTATAGGTAATTATAATTTATCTAAAAATGCCGTTAAATCTGCATTTTCAGGAAAATCGGAAAGAACTATTGCAACTTTAACCAAAGTAGCAAACGAAAAAGGAATACTAAATAAGGATAGTCATAATCCGTTTTCTTTTAATTCAGAAATCACTAGTCTATTAGAAGAATATAACGCAACCATAACTGCAGAAGTTGAAGCAGAGAAAGGCTTGTCTAAAGAAGAAATTGAGGCAATTTTGTCGCAATCGGTTCAAAATGGAAAAGTAAACTATACAAGAGCAGTATTAGAAAGTGTTTTTTCTAATAATCAAGAAAAACTACAATTAGTAGATGGAGCAACTAATTGGATGTTTTCTCCTTCCAAAACCTATGAAAAACCGGAAGATTTTAGAAATGATTTTCAAAATAAAATTGGAGATATAAATAGAGCCAATGCCCAAGAATATATAATATACGATAACAAGTATGTAAAGTTTGATATTGCAAAAGCATCTGTTACCGGACCACTAAAAGACAATAAAGGATTATTTTTGTTTTTAACTTTTGGTTTAGGGATTATAGGGTCTTTAGTATTCATACTAACTGGTTTGTTTTTAGAACCTGTTGCAGGAATTAAAAATCATGGAATCTATTTGTCTTCTGCAACAAACAGAGGTTGGGTATCATTGTTTGTTTTTGGGTTTTTAGTATCATTCTATGTTTTATTATATTTCTTTCCGTATTATATTGTAAACTGGACAAACATAGTTGATCCTTTAAAAGAAATATTCAATCCAAAAGCAAAAGCATCGCAATGGTTTTTGTACGGAATTTTATATTGTGTTTCCATGATTGTAATGGGGATTCGTATGTTTATAAAATATAGACACAATCATTATCAAATAGTAAGAACAGCAAGTGTTTTGTTTTTTCAAATTATATTCGCTTTTCTTTTAGTTGAAATTTTACCATTATTCGATTTACCTGGAGTAGATTTAAAAAATGCATGGCCACTAGATTATAATTTTGTAACCGATTGGAACGTAAAACAACATCTTGAAGCAGGACATTTAGGTAAGTTTATGTTTGTTTGGGGCGTAGCTTTAACAATAATTGTAATTCCAATAATGGTTTATTTGTATGGAAAAAGATGGTATTGTTCTTGGGTTTGTGGTTGTGGAGGTTTAGCTGAAACTTTAGGTGATCCTTACAGACAATTATCGGACAAAAGATTGATTGCTTGGAAAATTGAACGTTGGACAATATATCCTGTACTGATTTTTGCCATTATAATGACTATTGTAGTCGGTTATAATACTTATAATATTATTTATAGTCCTGAAAATGTTGGCGATAGTACTTTTTTGGGTATTAATGCCTATAAAATTAACGAAATCTATGGGTTCTTAATCGGTTCTATTTTTGCAGGTGTCATTGGTACTGGTTTTTATCCTGTTTTGGGTAATCGTACTTGGTGTCGTTTTGGATGTCCTTTGGCTGCTTATATGGGTTTAATTCAACGTTTTAAATCTAGATTTAGAATAACGACTAACGGTGGACAATGTATTTCTTGTGGAAATTGTTCTACCTATTGCGAACAAGGTATTGATGTTAGAGCCTATGCACAAAAAGGAGAGAATATAGTTCGTGCTTCATGTGTTGGTTGTGGTGTTTGTGCAGCTGTTTGTCCAAGAGGTGTTTTGAAATTAGAAAATGCTTCAGAGAATGGAAGAATCAATCCAAATGATATTTTATTAGGTAACGATGTTAACTTAATGGATTTAGTCAATCAAAAATAA